A genome region from Cryptosporidium parvum Iowa II chromosome 8, whole genome shotgun sequence includes the following:
- a CDS encoding hypothetical protein (Myb domain containing protein with ortholog in plasmodium): MDKLMVWSDEETEKIFQLVVKLLNGCETRNKIMERVQKRTGTRCSSYHQDSSCNSKIEGFIGIKNFSRSKEDKIGNLIDKYLKKNFIYMLLPMIIKKAFLAYNSLKEICTGKSNNIYKENELDISEYNLMITVFSESIIYYCVDKIMDEVKNNYSSKTCDISRWASPYIIKDIVNIIDNQMLYELNEFGITMKSTWFGEEMRNKINKALIKMDYQGLLTNNSVSKSSFSSNFRYAVLESDEIQDEMLVYFNAIEYLPNELNAKLGRNLNILSKSIYILSIEPANTGFIIGKDSESFIPGSKIGIIYFSCKEKIKINCQNNKTKKSVELELSDDKLVIADLNKNKYTFRNFESELVTYCILTYIFGPE, from the coding sequence ATGGATAAATTAATGGTATGGAGTGATGAGGAAACTGAGAAGATATTCCAATTGGTTGTTAAATTGCTTAACGGTTGTGAAACCCgaaataaaataatggAGAGAGTTCAAAAAAGGACGGGGACAAGATGCAGCTCCTACCATCAAGATTCAAGTTGTAATTCAAAGATTGAAGGCTTTATTGggataaaaaattttagtAGATCAAAAGAAGACAAAATTGGGAACTTGATcgataaatatttgaaaaaaaactttatttatatgTTATTACCTATGATAATCAAAAAGGCATTTCTTGCATACAATTCTCTCAAGGAAATATGTACTGGAAAATCgaataatatttacaaaGAGAATGAATTAGATATTTCGGAGTACAACCTGATGATTACGGTATTTTCAGaatcaattatttactACTGTGTTGATAAAATTATGGATGAAGTGAAAAACAATTACAGCTCTAAAACTTGCGATATTTCTAGGTGGGCATCTccatatataattaaagatataGTGAATATCATTGACAATCAAATGTTATATGAACTTAATGAATTTGGAATAACTATGAAATCGACTTGGTTCGGTGAAGAGAtgagaaataaaattaacaaaGCTTTAATTAAGATGGATTATCAAGGTTTATTGACCAATAATTCAGTTTCAAAATCCAGTTTTAGTTCAAATTTCAGATATGCTGTATTAGAAAGCGACGAGATTCAAGATGAAATGCTTGTTTATTTTAACGCAATAGAATATCTTCCAAACGAGCTGAATGCCAAGCTTGGGAGAAATCTAAATATCTTATCAAAatctatttatattttatcaatAGAGCCTGCAAATACCGGGTTTATTATAGGAAAAGATTCAGAATCTTTTATTCCAGGGAGTAAAATAGGAATAATTTACTTCTCCtgtaaagaaaaaataaaaattaattgcCAAAAcaacaaaacaaaaaaatcaGTAGAACTTGAATTATCTGACGATAAGCTGGTAATAgctgatttaaataaaaataagtaCACTTTTCGCAATTTTGAGTCAGAATTAGTTACCTACTGCATACTAACATACATATTTGGCCCTGAATAA